A single Oryzias melastigma strain HK-1 linkage group LG24, ASM292280v2, whole genome shotgun sequence DNA region contains:
- the LOC112157923 gene encoding heparan sulfate glucosamine 3-O-sulfotransferase 5 — MLFKQQALLRQKLFVLGSLAIGSVLYLVARVGTLDRLQPICPIESKFSTPEPEQIPLRTLQFKRGMLHELQRSNVTKEQIRPHTLVQQLPRAIIIGVRKGGTRALLEMLNLHPAVVKASQEIHFFDNDKNYARGIEWYREKMPFSFPHQITIEKSPAYFITEEVPERIFKMNSSIKLLIIVREPITRAVSDYTQVLEGKERKNKTYHKFEKLAVNSNTCEVNTKYKAVRTSIYTKHLERWLKYFPVEQFHIVDGDRLITDPLPELQLVEHFLNLPSRISQYNLYFNVTRGFYCLRFNFVFSKCLAGSKGRIHPDVDSAVVTKLQKFFHPFNQKFYQITGRTFSWP; from the exons ATGCTATTCAAACAGCAGGCACTGCTGAGACAGAAGCTCTTCGTACTGGGCAGTCTTGCTATTGGAAGTGTTCTCTACTTGGTGGCTCGGGTCGGGACTTTGGATAG GCTGCAGCCCATTTGCCCAATTGAGAGCAAATTTTCCACCCCTGAACCGGAGCAGATTCCTCTCCGCACACTGCAGTTTAAGCGTGGCATGCTCCATGAACTCCAAAGGAGCAATGTCACCAAAGAGCAAATTCGCCCACACACCTTGGTTCAGCAGCTGCCTCGAGCCATCATCATAGGGGTTCGTAAAGGAGGAACTCGCGCGTTGCTGGAAATGCTTAACTTGCATCCTGCGGTGGTCAAAGCCTCACAGGAGATACACTTCTTTGATAACGACAAAAACTATGCCCGTGGAATCGAGTGGTACAGAGAAAAAATGCCCTTCTCCTTCCCCCATCAGATCACCATTGAGAAAAGTCCTGCGTATTTCATCACAGAGGAAGTTCCTGAACGCATCTTTAAGATGAACTCATCCATCAAGCTGCTGATCATCGTCAGGGAGCCCATCACTAGAGCTGTGTCTGATTATACGCAGGTGCTGGAGGGAAAAGAgcgcaaaaacaaaacttaccacaagtttgaaaaattagCTGTTAATTCCAACACTTGTGAGGTGAACACAAAGTACAAAGCTGTCCGGACCAGCATTTACACCAAACACTTGGAGCGCTGGCTGAAGTATTTCCCGGTGGAACAGTTCCACATTGTTGATGGAGATCGCCTCATAACAGACCCACTGCCCGAGCTGCAGCTTGTTGAGCACTTCCTTAACCTCCCATCCAGGATCAGCCAGTATAACCTGTACTTCAACGTCACCAGAGGATTTTACTGTCTGCGGTTCAACTTTGTCTTCAGCAAGTGCCTAGCAGGCAGCAAGGGTCGCATTCATCCTGACGTGGACTCAGCCGTGGTGACAAAACTGCAGAAGTTCTTTCATCCCTTCAATCAAAAATTTTACCAGATTACTGGAAGGACATTCAGCTGGCCATGA